The Candidatus Eisenbacteria bacterium genomic sequence CGATGCGCTCGGAAACCTGCGATCCGCCACGCTGCCGAACGGCACGGTGCTTGAATACGTGATCGACCCGGCGAACCGGCGGGTGGGGAAGACGGTGAACGGGACGCTGACCCAGGGGTTCCTGTACGAGGACCAGCTGCGCATCGCGGCGGAGCTCGATGGTACGGGGAACGTCGTCAGCCGCTTCGTGTACGGGACGCGGGTCAACGTGCCCGAGTACATGGTGAAAGGGGGCGTCACGTATCGCCTCGTGACCGACCACCTGGGGTCGCCGCGCCTGGTGATCAACACGGACACCGGCGACGTCGAGCAGCGGATGGACTATGACGAGTTCGGGCGGGTGACGATGGACACGAACCCGGGCTTCCAGCCCTTCGGCTTCGCGGGCGGACTCTACGATCGGGACACGGGGCTCGTGCGGTTCGGGGCACGGGACTACGACGCGGCGACGGGGCGCTGGACGGCCAAGGATCCCCTGACCTTCTTCGGCAGCCGCGGAACGAACCTGTACGCCTACGCGGGGAATGATCCGGAGAACTTCGTCGATCGGGCAGGCTTGTCTGAAGACTCGGTGACCAAGGCGCTTGAGCAGGCCGTGGCGCGGGGTGACGTCGAAGAAATCCAGACCATTCTCGAAGCCGCCGGGCAGGGGCTCCAAAGACAAGCGAGCAACGCTGAGCTCCGAGATGCACTGGGAGAGCTCTTCCGCCTGAAGGACCGCATCCCAGGTGGGACCGCCGGAGCCATTCGCGACGAACTCAGGCAGGGGCTCACAAAGCATTTGCTCAAGGGTCGGGAACGCCTGAGTCAGCTGCAGAGGCTCCTTAGAGAAGGCGGGCTGTGCGGAACGGACCGCGCCATCGCAGAAGCTGTTGTGATGGACCTTCAGGCTGCGCTTGGGGCACTCTGAGATGCGGAAGTCCATTGACTACGAAGGGCTCGTAGCGGCTCTTCTCGAGGCGCTACCAGAGATCACACCAACGTTTCGCGCGCTGAGCAGTCGATGGGGACAGGACTACCTTCCGCACGTGGTATTCGGCGACGTGGTGACCAAGTACTTTTTGATCCCCTTGCTCGAAGCACCCGTCCCAGACCGTGCACTGCTCGAGCGCGCCTTCGCCTTTCTTGAAGCCATGGCAACGAGTGCGGACGTCCACGTGCGTGAGGTGGTCGAAGTCTCTGTCTGCGAGGGGCTTCAGGAGCGACAGGAGTGGATGCAAGCTGCTCGAGCGTACATGGGACCCGAGACGCTGCGCTTGTGTTCGGGGATCTGATTCGGTCGCGGTGACCCTCCTTACCAGCGACGCTCTATGAGGCGGCTCGGGTAGGGAACGCGTCGATCGTCCGCAGGAGCGCCTGCTGATCGTGTTTGGGGAGGCGATCGATCTCCTGGATGCGGCGCAGCAGGCGGCGATTCTTGACCGCGGTGCCGCGGGATGACCGGGCGGCGCGGCCAAGGAGCTCGTCGGCCGAGACGCCGAGGAGATCGGCGAGCGTGACGATGAGCTCGCCGTGGAGGCCGAGTCGCGTGGCGTGCGCGCGCCCGGCTCGCGGCACGATCGCGCGTCGCGCGCTGTGCCCGCCGCCCCAGCGTCCGACACCGACCGCCCGTCTGCCCCCTCCAGGGGGCGCCCAGAACAAAGTGGTGGCAGCGCTGCGCGCCCGATCCATCAGAACCCCGCCGCCCCGCCCCCCGCGAGCCTGCAGCGCTCCTGACTCCGCCGACGAGCTGCTACACTCCGCTCGCGGTGGCGGAGACGGCGGCTAAAGAGCGAATGCGCCACGGCGAACGCGGCGCGTTTGCTGAAACGGCACCTCGGACCTTCGCACTCCCCGCGGTACTCGCATTCGGCGACCGCGCGCTGCGAGGTCAGAACCGTGCTGGCGAAGTCCGTCTCGTAGTGACGCCATCGCGTCGGCGCTCAGCTATCGCCTCCTCTCCGACCACCTGGGCTCGCCGCGGCTCGTCATCAACACGAGCGACGGCACGGTCGTCCAGCGCATGGAGTACGACGAGTTCGGGCGGGTGACGATGGACACGAGCCCGGGGTTTCAGCCGTTCGCCTTCGCGGGTGGCCTCTACGATCGCGATACGGGGCTCGTGCGGTTTGGGGCACGTGACTACGACGCGACGACGGGACGATGGATGGTTGAGGATCCCATTGGTGACGTTCTCCCCGAAATCGACGCCACCTCAAAACTAGAGTAATGTATGGTCCGCTCCCGCCGCACCAGCGTGATCAGCGCAACGGGGTGACCGTCTGCGCTAATGTATTCGGCCTCTGTGCGGGGCTGGAGACGCCCCGGGCCACGATGGAATGCGCGCGTGCCCGTCCTCAAAAGCGCCCCGGCCTCGTGGGCCGCATACTCTACCAGGGTTTCGGGCACGCCGTCTTGGCGGTTCCGCCATCGTGCTGATCGCGCATCGCAGACGTGTGGAGGCGTAGAGAGCATCGTGTGGAGCAGCAGCTAGGCGGCGTCCTCCATGAACGGCCGATAGGGCATCGCTTTCGCGAGGACGCTCCAGGCGATTCGCGCGAGCTTGTTCGCGAGCGCGATGACAGCGACGTTGCGGTGGACGCGGAGCTCGAGCCGCTGCAGCCAGGGACCGAATCGCTGCCGTTCCCGCACTTTGCTGCGCATCACGGCCTGGGCCCCAAGGACCATGAGGCGTCGCAAGTAGGTATTCCCGTGTTTGCTGACACCGAGGAGACGCGGTCTGCCGCCAGTCGAGTTCTGCCGTGGTACGAGCCCGAGCCACGCGGCGAAGTCGCGGCCCTTGGTAAAGCCGCTGCCGTTCCCGACCGCGGCCACAATGGCCGTGGCGGAAATCGGACCGATGCCGGGCACGGCCATGAGCCGCTGACACGCGGGTTCGCGGTGTGCCAGCGCAGTGATCTCTTCTGTCACGCGCTCAATGCGGTCTTCGAGCTGCTCCCACTCCTGCGATAGTTGCGCCAGCAGGCACGCGAGACTTGGCGAGATCCCCGATGGCGCGGTCGCAAGGCGGCGCCGCAGCTCGGACCGCAGCGCGAGCCGTCCCGGGCGCATCGGTAGTCCCTGCTCGAGGAGGAAAGCGCGGATCTGGTTCACGAGCGCCGTGCGATGGCCCACCAGACGATCGCGGACGCGATGGCGTGCTTGGAGATCGAGCTGCGCGACTGTCTTGGGTGGCACAAACCGCATCGTGCCGCGGCCAACGGCCTCCGCGATCGCTTCGGCGTCGCGGAAGTCGTTTTTGTTGGTTTTGACGTATGGCCGCACGTACTGCGGCGGCAGCAAACGAACCGTGTGCCCATGTTCCTCGAGCCGCCGCGCCATGTGATGCGACCCGGGACAGGCTTCCATGCCAACCAGGGCGCGTGGCAAGTTCGCCATGAGCACGGCCAACTGCGTTCGAGTGAGCCGGCGCTTGAGCGTGATAGCTCCGCGCTCGTCGAGTCCGACGACATGAAACACGTTCTTCCCGAGATCGATGCCGACCGTCTTCACATCCATAACGATTCCTCCCTCCGAGTGAGCACGATGACTGCTCTACCTCAGGCGGGAGCGGACCATGCCATTAGCGCCTGCTTCGGCCGTCCGTGTTCCCTGACGGTGGGTGACAAACTCGCTGGGTGTCAGGTGCCTCGGCCGTGTCGATCTTCAGTACACGAGCGACAGGCTTAAGCACGACGCGCGCGGCGGGCGAACAGACCGAGGGCGAGCGCGAGCGGACCGATCGACGCGACGACCAGCAGCGGCGCCGTGACGAAGAGATCGGCCGAAGCCGGTGCGCGCGCGCAGGCGCCGCCCGGCGTCGGCGCGTTGCAGAGCGCGTCGGTGATGGCGCGCGAGGTGACGCCGTTCCAGACGGCGTGCGCCACGACCGCGACGCCGAGCCCCGCGAGGCCGAGGGCGAGGGTCCGTCCCCGGCGTAGCCCCCAGGCGATGCCCGCACCCGTCGCGGCGGTGAAGGCGGCGTGGTTGAGGCCCTGCACGACGCCGCGGAGGTACACCGCGCGCCCGAGGCCGGCGTAGCCCGCCTGCACCGCGGCGAGCGTGTAGTAGGTGACGTTCTCGGTGGCGGCGAAGCCGAGGCCGACGAGCGCACCGGTGAGGATGCCCGCGGGCACGCTCGTGGTGGCTCCCGGCGCGAGGGCGAGAACCAGGGCGACGCCCACGCCTTTCACGCACTCTTCGACCAGCGGCGCGACGATCGTCGGTACGGTCCAGCCGGCGGTGGCGTCGCCGAGCGCGCGCGTCGCCCATGCGCCGAGCGCGTCGTTCATGAGCGTCGCGGCGACGGGAGCGACGAGCGCGCCCCACAGGAACGCGCCGACGTCGGCGAAGCCGACGGCACGACCGCCACCCAGCCGCAGCACGACGAGCGCGAAGACGACCGGCGGCGCCACGGCCGCCGCCAGGATGAGCGCGCTCTCGGAGTGGACCGGCACTCAGGGCTTGGGGACGCGCAGGCGGCTCACCATCGCGGCGCCGCTGGCGGCATAGAGGAGGACCAGGGGGTGGAACGTGCCCGGTCCCACCTGCAGGCGCCCGAGCCAGAGGGCGTCGCCGACCGCGCCCTGCCACCACGCCACCCCGAGCACGGCGACGAGCGCGAGGCTGGTCGGAATCGGCGTCCCTTCGTAGTACCGCACCTTGCCGCTCGCGTCCGCGAGCGCGGCGGCGGTCACGTTGAAGCGCGCGAGGCGGCCGACCCCGCAGCACACGAACGCGCACAGCACGAGCGCGTCCCACAGCCCGCGCATCCCGAGCGTGAAGCCGAGGACGGCCGGCGCGACGCCGAACGAGATCACGTCGGCGAGCGAGTCGAGATCGGCGCCGAACGGCGACGAGCGATGCGAGCCACGTGCGAGCATGCCGTCGGCGACGTCGAGGACGAGCGCGGCCGGCAGGAGCACGAAGGCGCCGGCGAGCGGCCCCGCTCGATGCGCCGCCTCGAGGTAGTTGAGGCAGCAGAAGATCGCGCCCGTGCCGCAAGCGGCGTTGCCGAGTGTCAGGAAGTCGGCCGGGACGAGCGAGCGCAGCAGCGATCGCGGGCGCGTACCGGTCTGCGGAGTCGGGCTCGTCAGGCGAGCGTCTTCTTCAGGAAGTCGAGCCCGGCGGCGAGCAGGTCGTTCTGCTGCGGGACCCGCCCCTGGGGCGTCAGCGTGTCGATCATCTGCGGCAGGAGCTGCGCGAGCGCGCCGAGCCCCTGGTCGGCCGGAAGGCCGGCCTGCTGCGAGAGCCTGCCGACCGTGTCGGCGCCGAGCACGTCCTCGAGCTGGCGTCCGGAGATGGGCTGGTTCTGCCCGGTGCCGACCCACGAGTCCGCGATGTTTCCCATGCCCTTCTGCTGGAACTGCTGGAGCAGCCCGCCGAGGCCGCCCTGCTGGTTCAGCATCGAGAGGACCGCCTGCATCAGGTCCGTCGCCTGATTGCGTGACGCACCGCCCTGGATCTGGCCTCCCTGGAGACTCGCGAGCACCTGATTGGCGAGCTGATCGAGTAGCGCCATGGGTCCTCCTGCCGCCGCATAGCAGGGTGGCCGCAGGCTGGGAACCCGTGCGTTGTGTCGCGCGCCGCCGGCCGCCTATAGTCCGGCGGACCGGTGGACAAGGTCGTGCCGAGCGCGGCGCTCGCCGTCGCGGACGTTCCCGACGGCGCGTCGGTGTTGATCGGAGGCTTCGGCGTCATCCAGGGATGGCCCGCGAGCCTCATCGAAGCGCTCGCCGAGCGCGGGGCACGCGCGCTCACGGTCGTCGCCAACACGCCCGGCGTCGGCCCGCTCTCGCCACAGCTCCTCGCGCAGCGGGGGCTCGTGCGGCGGCTCGTCGCGAGCTACGCCGTCTACCCGACGCAGCGCGCGCCCATGGGCGACGGGATCACCTCGGGTCGGATCGACCTCGAGCTGGTTCCGCAGGGCACGCTCGTCGAGCGCGTGCGCGCCGGCGGCGCCGGGCTCGCGGCGTTCTACACGCGGACCGCAGCCGGCACCGACGCCGCGCGCGACAAGGAGGAGCGGGTCTTCGACGGGCGCGCGCACGTCCTCGAGCGGGCGATCCGCTGCGACGTCGCGCTGGTGCGCGCCGCGCGCGCCGACCGCCACGGTAATCTCACGTACCGGCGCGGCTCGCGCAGCACGAACCCCGTCTTCGCGACCGCCGCGCGCTGCACGATCGCCGAGGTCGACGAGATCGTCGAGCCCGGCGCGCTCGATCCCGAGACGATCGTCACGCCCGGCATCTTCGTCGATCGCGTCGTGCGGACGGAGCATCCGATGGATCCCGCGACCGTGCGCGCGCTGTCGCGCCGCTTCGGCAAGCAGTGGGACCTGGAGGTGCGCGAGCGTCCGGTCGGGCCGCGCGGCATCCCGCCCGACCTGATGGCGCGCAAGGTCGCGCGGCTGCTCCGGCGCGGGGAGTACGTGAACCTCGGCGTCGGGCTTCCGACGCTCGTCTCGAGTCACTTGGCGCCGGAGGACGAGATCACGCTCCACTCCGAGAACGGCCTCCTCGGCTTCGGGCCGCTCGCCAACCCGGACGAGGCGACCGACGTGCATCGCTACAACGCGAGCGGGCAGCTCGTCACGGGGCTCCCGGGCGAGAGCGTCACCGACTCGGCGGACGCCTTCGCGATGGCGCGCGCCGGACGCGTGACGACGATCGTGCTCGGCGGATTCCAGGTGGCGGCCACCGGCGACCTCGCCAACTGGCGCGTGCCCGCGACCGGCGTCGGCGGGATCGGCGGCGCCATGGACCTCGCGGCGGGGACGGGACGGCTGATCGTCATGATGTTCCATCTGACGCGCGCGGGCGAAGCGAAGCTCGTCGAGCGCTGCTCGTATCCCCTCACGGCCGAGCGCTGCGTCGCGACCGTCGTCACGGATCTCGCCGTGATCGACGTCGACGCGAACGGCTTCGTCCTGCGCGAGCTGGCGCCGGGCGTCGGCGTCGACGAGGTGCGCGCCGTCACCGCCGCACCGCTGCGCGTCGCCGCCGACGTGCGCGAGATGGAGTTCTGAGATGCGTGTCGAGTTCTTCTTCGGCCCCGGCAGCCGCTACTCGTATCTCGCCGCGAGCCAGATGCCGCGGCTCGAGGAGGAGACCGGCTGCACCGTCGAGTGGCGTCCGGTGAGCGGACCCGAGATCCGCGCGCTGCGCGGTCACGATCCCTTCGTGGGCGCGCCGGTCTCGGGCCAGTACGACTGGGACTACCGGCGCTCCGACGCCGAGTGCTGGGCCGAGTACTACGGCATCCGGTTCCGCGAGCCGCCGAGCCGCGAGGTCGACTTCCGGCTGCTCGCGCGCGCCGCCGTCGCCGCCGCGCGCCTGGGCGCCGCCGCGAGGTACGGTTGGACCATCTGCGCGGCCGTCTACGGCTCCGACGCCTGGCCGCTCGACGAGGCGCTCTGCCTGCGCGTCGCCGAGGACAGCGGCCTCGCGCGCGGCGAATTCGCTTCCGTGCTCGCCGATCCCGAGACCGAGCGACGGCTCACCGAGACGGCGCGCGAGGCGCAGCGCCGGGGCGCCTTCGGCGTGCCGACCTTCTTCGCCGGCGATCGGATGTTCTGGGGCAACGATCGCATCGTGCTCCTCCGCCACTTCCTGCGGCGATCGTCGTGAGGCGCGCGTGAGCCCGTTCCTCGCGACGCTCGCCACGACGGGGGCCGTGTTCGTCGGGCTCTGGATGGTGAGCCTTCGCACGCGCGACGTCAGCATCGTCGACATCTATTGGGGACCCGGCTTCACGGTCATCGCCACGATCGCCGCGTGCACCGGCGTCGGGACGGATCCGCGGCGCGTCCTCGTGCTCGCGCTCGTCGCGCTGTGGGGCCTGCGGCTGGGCGGCTATCTCTTGTGGCGGAACCGCGGCAGGGGCGAGGACTTCCGTTACGCCGCGATGCGCCGGCGGATCGGCGCGCGGTTCTGGCTCGTGAGCCTCGCGACGGTGTTCTTGCTCCAGACCGCGCTCATGTGGATCGTGTCGTGGCCGGCGCAGTGGGCGGTCGCCGTGCCGTCGCCGCCCGCGCTCGGCCTCTTCGACGCGATCGGCGTCGCGCTGTGGACGGTCGGCCTCGTCTTCGAGGCGGGCGGCGATCTGCAGCTCGCGCGCTTCAAGGCCGATCCGGCGAACGCCGGCGCCGTCATGGACCGAGGCTTCTGGCGCTACACGCGGCACCCGAACTACTTCGGCGATGCCTGCGTGTGGTGGGGCATCTACGCCGTCGCGTGCGCGGTGCCGGGTGGCTGGCGAACGTTGCCGGCTCCGATCGTGATGACCGTGCTCCTGCGGCGTGTCTCGGGCGTTCCCATGCTCGAGCGCTCGCTCGCCAAGCGGCGGCCGGGCTACGCGGCCTACGTCGCGCGCACCAGCACCTTCTTCCCCCGCGCGCCGCGCCACTGACGCGTCAGCGCGCGGCGACGGCTTCGCCGCGCGCGGCGCGCGCCCACAAGACGGGCAGCGCCTGCAGCCCCTGCGCCGGGGGGCTCGCTTCGACGTCGACGGTGAGCGTGCGCGGCCGTCCCGACGCGCGTCCGGTCACCGTCACGGGTCCACTCCAGCCGCCGCGCACGCGTGCCAGCACGACGAGTGGCCGTCCGGGCGCGATCGTCCCGATCGCCGGGGGGCGCACTTCGCTCACCTGCGCCGTGCCCCAGTCGATGGTGACGTTGGCGAGCGCGACCGGCTCGTGGTTGTCCTCCTGCGGGTGGACGAGGAGCCCCACGAGCGTTCCGCCGCCGTCCGGCTCGACGAGGAGCGCGCCCGGGCTCTCCGAAGGATCGACCCGGTAGCGCAGCACGAAATCGTCCGTGCGCAGCGCGCTCGGCTCCTGTAGGGTGACGCGGAGATGGTCGAGCGCGATCGGGCGCGCGTCGATGCTGTGCGACGGGCTGTTCACGACCACGACCGGTCCGCCCCCGTGCAGGTCGACCGTGAGCGTCGCGTCGCCCTCCGGAACGCGCGGCACGGTCAGCTCATATGCGCCGTCGTGCCAGCCCGCGATGCCGACCGTCTCGACGACGAGGTCGCCCGCGTCGCCCGCGAGCGGTACGACGACCCGGCCGCTCGCATCGGCGCTGAGCAGCATCGCCGTCTGCCCGTCGCGACGGGCACTCTCGTACGCGTCGTGCGCCTCGTCCGGCTCACGGACGAGGACGCGCGCCACGCGCGATCCGGCGCGAATCGCGAAGTCCTGCTGCGCGGGGCTCGGCGGCGGCGTGAACGCGACGAACGTCTCGTCGCCGCTCGGCGGTGCCGCGTAGCGGTTGCTCCGGGTGACCGAGACGAGCGGCCCGACCACCGTGACGGTCACGTCGCTCCGCACGAGGTCCAATGCGACGGGCGCCTGCGTGCTGCCCGCGTGGCGCACGAAGATCGCCGGCGCCGCGGGCGTCACTGCGTTGCGTGCGGCCCTCGCGTCGCGCGAGACCACCCAGACCTCGGACGGCCCCGATCCGCCGCCGAACGGAACGTGGACGGGGATACCGCAACCCGCAAGCGCACCGATGACGACCGCGGCGGCGGCCGCGCGACAACCCCCTGGGAGACGCATCACTCGCGTGCCCCTGTGGACGATTCGCGCGCGAGGGTCAATAACCTAGCGCCCATGGATCCGCCGCGCCTCCACATCGACGTCGACGGTACGGGCCCGACGGTGGCGCTCCTGCACGGCTTCGGTGGCAGCGCGCGGAATTTCGGCCCACAGATGCGGGCGCTCAAGGATCGCCATCGTGTCGTGCGCTACGACGCACGGGGTCATGGCCGCAGCGATGCGCCGCGCGAGGCGTCGGCCTACACGCCCGAGATCTTCGTCGACGACATGCGGCGCGTTCTCGACGAGGTCGGCGCCGAGCGCGCCGTCGTGGGTGGCCTCTCGATGGGCGCCGGCATCGCGCTCCGCTTCGCGCTCGCGCATCCGGATCGCACGCGCGGGCTCATTCTCTGCGCGTTCCCCGCCGGCGCCGACGATCCGCGCGGGTTCGCGGGCAAGGCGATGGGCTTCGCCGAGACGATCGAGCGAGCGGGGCTCGAGACCGCGGGCGAGGGCTACGTGTGGGGGCCGACGACGCGGCTCGACCGCAGGGCCGTGCAGTTCGTACGCCAGGGGTTTCTCGAGCATCCGCCGCACGGCCTCGCGCTCACGCTCCGCGGTGTCATCGCGAAGCAGCCCTCCGTCGCCGCCATGCACGCGGACGTGGCCCGTATCCAGTGTCCCGCGATCGTGGTCGTCGGCTCCGAGGACGCGCCGTCGCTCGCCGCGTCGCGCGCGCTCGCGACCGCGCTGCCGCAGGGCGATCTGGTCATCGTTCCGGGCGCCGGCCACGTCATCAACCTGCAGAAGCCGGACGACGTCAGCGTCGCCATGGCGGAGTTCCTGGATGCCATCGCCCGCGCCGCCTGAGCCGCCGCGCGTCGTCATCATCGGCGGAGGGTTCGGGGGCCTCTACGCGGCCCGCGCGCTGCGGCGCGCACCGGTCGACGTGACGCTGATCGACCGCCGCAACCACCACCTCTTCCAGCCGCTCCTCTATCAGGTGGCGACGGCGGCCCTGAACCCGAGCGACATCGCGGCGCCGATCCGCAGCATCCTGCGCAAGCAGCAGAACTGCCGCGTGCTCCTCGCCGAGGCTACGGCGGTCGATCTTGCGCGACGGCGCGTGGTGCTGGCCGACGGCGAGCTCGGGTACGACTACCTCGTCGTTGCGACCGGGGCCACGGACTCGTACTTCGGCCACGAGGAGTGGGCGCGGCTCGCCCCGAGTCTGAAGTCGATCGAGGAGGCGCTCGAGATCCGCCGCCGCGTCCTGCTCGCCTACGAAGCAGCCGAGCGCACGACCGACGCGGATGCGCGCCGCACCTGGCTCACGTTCGTCGTCGTCGGCGCGGGTCCGACCGGCGTCGAGCTCGCGGGGGCGTTGAGTGAGATCGCGCGCCACGCGCTCGAGCGCGACTTCCGCACGATCGATCCGCAGGACGCACGCGTCGTGCTGGTCGAGGCGGCGGACCGCGTCCTCGGGACCTTCCCGCCCGACCTCTCGGAGAAGGCGACGGCGCAGCTCGTGCGGCTCGGGGTCGAGGTGCGCGTGGGAACGAAGGTGACGGAGATCGACGCGGGCGGCGTGTGCCTCGGATCCGAGCGCGTCGCCGCGCGCACGGTCGTGTGGGCGGCCGGCGTGAAGGCCTCGCCGCTCGCCCGCTCGCTCGGCGTGCCGCTCGATCGGGCCGGGCGCGTGCTCGTCGAGCCGACACTGACGCTTCCCGGCCATCCCGAGGTGTTCGTGATCGGCGACCTCGCCGTGCACCAGCAGGACGGCAAGGCGTTCACCGGCCTCGCGGCCGTTGCGGTGCAGGAAGGTCCCCACGCGGCCGCGAACATCGTCCGCGCCGTGCGCGGCGAGCCACTCGTGCCGTTCCGCTACGTCGACAAGGGGACGCTCGCGACGATCGGCCGCGCGGCCGCCGTGGCGAACTTCGGTCGCGTGCACCTCTCGGGCTTCATCGCGTGGCTCGCCTGGCTGTTCGTCCACATCTTCCTGCTGATCGGCTTTCGGAACCGCTTCGTCGTGATGTTCGAGTGGGCGTGGACGTACCTCACCTACGAGCGCGGCGCGCGCCTCATCACCGGCGAAGTCGACCCGCTGCGCGACGCAGGCGCCGCGCCGCCGAAGGCCGAATAGCACGACGCTGCATGCGCGGGCCTCGGGTCGGCCTACCTGATCAGGCCGGTGACGGGGCTCGATGCGGTCGCGTAGAGTTTCGCCGGGATGCGGCCGGCGAGGAACGCCTTACGGCCGGCGTCGACGGCGAGACGCATCGCCTCCGCCATGAGGATCGGATCCTTCGCGCCCGCGATCGCCGTGTTCATGAGGACGGCGTCGCAGCCGAGCTCGAGCGCTTCGGACGCGTGCGAGGCCGTGCCGACGCCGGCGTCGACGATGACCGGCACGCGGCTCTGCTCGACGATGATGCGGAGGTTGTAGGGGTTGCGGATCCCGAGCCCCGAGCCGATCGGCGCGGCGAGCGGCATGACGGCGGCGCACCCGACGTCTTCGAGGCGCTTGCAGGCGACCGGGTCGTCCGTGACGTAGGGCAGGACCTGGAAGCCCTCCTTCACGAGGATCTTTGCGGCTTCGATGGTCGCGGCCACGTCCGGGAAGAGCGTCGTCTCGTCGCCGATCACCTCGAGCTTCACGAGCGTGCCGATCCCGGCTTCGCGCGCGAGCCGGCAGGTGCGGATCGCGTCCTCGACCGTATAGCAGCCGGCCGTGTTCGGCAGGATCGTGTAGCGATCGAGGGGCAGGTGGTCGAGGAGGTTCTCCTTGCCGGGGTCGGTGATGTTCACGCGCCGGACCGCGACGGTGATGATCTCCGCGCCGGCGGCCTCGGTCGCGCGCCGGGTCTCCTCGAAAGACTTGTACTTCCCCGACCCGACGATGAGCCGCGAGCGGTAGCTCTTGCCGGCCAGTACGAAGGGATCGTCGAGT encodes the following:
- a CDS encoding thiazole synthase, with product MALDDPFVLAGKSYRSRLIVGSGKYKSFEETRRATEAAGAEIITVAVRRVNITDPGKENLLDHLPLDRYTILPNTAGCYTVEDAIRTCRLAREAGIGTLVKLEVIGDETTLFPDVAATIEAAKILVKEGFQVLPYVTDDPVACKRLEDVGCAAVMPLAAPIGSGLGIRNPYNLRIIVEQSRVPVIVDAGVGTASHASEALELGCDAVLMNTAIAGAKDPILMAEAMRLAVDAGRKAFLAGRIPAKLYATASSPVTGLIR
- a CDS encoding NAD(P)/FAD-dependent oxidoreductase, whose product is MPSPAPPEPPRVVIIGGGFGGLYAARALRRAPVDVTLIDRRNHHLFQPLLYQVATAALNPSDIAAPIRSILRKQQNCRVLLAEATAVDLARRRVVLADGELGYDYLVVATGATDSYFGHEEWARLAPSLKSIEEALEIRRRVLLAYEAAERTTDADARRTWLTFVVVGAGPTGVELAGALSEIARHALERDFRTIDPQDARVVLVEAADRVLGTFPPDLSEKATAQLVRLGVEVRVGTKVTEIDAGGVCLGSERVAARTVVWAAGVKASPLARSLGVPLDRAGRVLVEPTLTLPGHPEVFVIGDLAVHQQDGKAFTGLAAVAVQEGPHAAANIVRAVRGEPLVPFRYVDKGTLATIGRAAAVANFGRVHLSGFIAWLAWLFVHIFLLIGFRNRFVVMFEWAWTYLTYERGARLITGEVDPLRDAGAAPPKAE